The Akkermansia sp. N21116 genome includes a region encoding these proteins:
- a CDS encoding phosphoribosyltransferase family protein: MQETFTCDEGVFRLVPRIDEETVRLNVKEMAGDIVGHLGGRPFLMIVLLEGAKPWAEWLLREFPVRPEVRYVKVSSYCGTETTGEVTLPRDWGVLAPDMPVLVVDDVLDSGLTLKAVKEDLENRGVRCVLMAVGVDKKPGRRVSVEADFRALEMGAEFLVGCGMDYNGHFRELPYIATVVFEGDHKKALQG, encoded by the coding sequence ATGCAGGAAACGTTTACATGCGATGAAGGAGTATTCCGTTTGGTACCTCGCATTGATGAGGAAACCGTGCGGTTGAATGTGAAGGAGATGGCCGGCGATATTGTCGGACATCTGGGGGGCAGGCCGTTCCTGATGATTGTGTTGCTGGAAGGTGCAAAACCTTGGGCTGAATGGCTCCTTAGGGAATTCCCCGTGCGACCGGAGGTTCGGTACGTCAAAGTATCGAGTTATTGCGGTACGGAAACGACGGGAGAGGTGACTCTTCCCCGGGATTGGGGAGTACTGGCTCCCGATATGCCCGTTCTCGTTGTCGATGACGTGTTGGATAGCGGATTGACCTTGAAGGCCGTGAAAGAAGATTTGGAGAATCGTGGCGTTCGTTGCGTGTTGATGGCCGTCGGCGTAGACAAAAAGCCGGGACGGCGCGTTTCGGTCGAAGCCGATTTCAGGGCATTGGAGATGGGGGCGGAGTTTTTGGTGGGATGCGGGATGGATTACAACGGTCATTTCCGGGAGTTACCATATATTGCAACGGTCGTGTTCGAAGGAGATCATAAAAAAGCGCTTCAAGGTTAA
- a CDS encoding phosphatidate cytidylyltransferase has product MSDASLPPSSGKLRTFGARLFSTVILLGILVAVVCWGNVWGYRGVVCILCMLTAWEWGDMLRKSGKPSQPWLATVFGMAYPLAMVSLLGYWELKAPGSLRNLPSVQDKLLPLMVGAPVLLIVMSFIWEMRRVIIGSRPLRSVAVTVLSFIYPVWMFSFAFLLTGSERLCIVLLLLILLTKASDIFAYVSGLLLGGRFVKRKLIPHISPKKTWEGLIGSYLLTMGAGVAVAIYFGGFTWQVLPGMTLLFLLAVTGDLAGSLIKRSLALKDSSAMLPGIGGFFDLIDSMAFTLSCVCVWLMMSGI; this is encoded by the coding sequence ATGAGTGATGCTTCCCTCCCTCCTTCCTCCGGTAAATTGCGTACATTTGGCGCGCGCCTGTTCAGCACGGTGATTCTTCTGGGAATTTTGGTTGCTGTTGTATGCTGGGGCAATGTTTGGGGATATCGCGGGGTCGTGTGTATTTTGTGCATGTTGACGGCATGGGAATGGGGAGATATGCTGCGCAAGTCCGGCAAGCCTTCCCAGCCTTGGTTGGCGACGGTGTTCGGGATGGCGTATCCTTTGGCGATGGTCAGCCTTCTGGGGTATTGGGAGTTGAAAGCTCCCGGGTCCTTGAGGAACCTGCCATCGGTACAGGACAAGCTTCTGCCGCTCATGGTCGGGGCTCCCGTTCTTTTGATCGTGATGTCATTCATCTGGGAAATGAGGAGGGTCATCATCGGTAGCCGGCCTTTGCGTTCCGTAGCGGTGACGGTCTTGTCGTTCATTTACCCGGTGTGGATGTTTTCCTTTGCCTTTCTGCTGACCGGATCGGAGCGGCTGTGCATTGTGCTTCTCTTGTTGATTTTGTTGACGAAAGCCTCCGATATTTTTGCTTATGTGAGTGGATTGTTGCTGGGCGGGCGTTTTGTGAAAAGAAAACTGATTCCCCATATCAGTCCGAAGAAGACTTGGGAGGGATTGATCGGTTCATATCTTTTGACCATGGGGGCTGGTGTGGCGGTAGCGATATATTTTGGTGGGTTTACCTGGCAGGTGTTGCCGGGAATGACGTTGTTGTTCCTGCTGGCGGTGACGGGGGATTTGGCCGGATCGCTGATCAAACGGAGTTTGGCCCTGAAGGATTCCAGCGCGATGCTGCCTGGCATTGGTGGCTTTTTTGATTTGATCGACAGTATGGCGTTTACGTTGTCCTGTGTATGCGTATGGCTGATGATGTCCGGAATATGA
- the hrpB gene encoding ATP-dependent helicase HrpB, protein MMSDDRLQGGLPIEKVRESFMEAMAEPSPRVLLRAPTGSGKSTGIPPMMLEAGLGERGMVLVVQPRRMAARLLARYVARKSGSELGREIGYMVRFERCISSATRLAFVTDGVLERRLTDNPDLSGVSAVVFDEFHERRLAGDLSLGRVLDLQEGVRPDLAVVVMSATLEVEGLQEFMGVSCRVLEASGRQFPVEVAYRPAAMVRDGRGNMVYPPVWEQAAAAVATEARKEDCGNMLVFMPGGFEIRKTVECLEGMSALKGWEIVSLHGSLSPEMQNRAVEPGGIPRVIVSTNVAETSLTIEGVRTVIDSGLARHAGWDARRGMDTLLIEKIARAAADQRAGRAGRVAAGRCIRLWSEADHARRSAFETPEVLRVDLSSSVLNLKLWGVDDASDFRWLTSPDSAALKRAEDLLSSLGALDAGGKLTPVGRAMLRYPLAPQLARLMVAGREGGCLPEMAAVAALIQSESVAVKGELQEVFREKDDYTDFQAEWRAALRAEACRFDVCECSRLNLMGRACREVLSSYRQLLQIGARGGRMAFAPEPDFSAVRKSVVRGLVESFADSLGTRNGIASNTCRLVGGRGGRISSGSVAMHGLHFVAADVSEVGGRGVETRIGRCTLVDPAELKEWMPSEVVDEDGAVFDDIRRRVVSRRRMMFRDLVLVDREQGDADPAAAAAILAEKVADGTLKLTHWDDSVEQWIRRLNGLRQWMPELELPGFVYEDKIVAMGMLCDGAVGYKDIKDREVMPVLHEWLSHWQREALDKFAPVSLSLSNGQHAKVRYAEDSTPVIALTVQRLFGVMETPLIADRRVPVRVEVLAPNQRPWQITASLESFWKTGYTQMRKDLAGRYPRHKWPPEAPGL, encoded by the coding sequence ATGATGTCGGATGATCGCTTGCAGGGCGGACTTCCCATTGAGAAAGTCCGGGAAAGTTTTATGGAGGCAATGGCAGAGCCTTCTCCCCGTGTGTTGCTAAGAGCCCCGACGGGAAGCGGTAAATCGACGGGAATTCCTCCGATGATGCTGGAAGCCGGTCTGGGGGAACGCGGTATGGTACTTGTCGTTCAGCCGAGGCGTATGGCCGCCCGCTTGCTGGCCCGCTATGTGGCCCGGAAGAGTGGAAGTGAACTGGGCCGGGAAATCGGCTATATGGTGCGCTTCGAACGCTGTATTTCTTCGGCAACGCGCCTGGCTTTCGTGACGGATGGCGTGTTGGAACGCCGCTTGACGGACAATCCTGATTTGTCCGGGGTGAGTGCCGTTGTGTTTGACGAATTCCACGAGCGCCGCCTGGCGGGAGACTTGTCTCTGGGCCGCGTACTTGATCTGCAGGAAGGAGTCCGTCCGGATTTGGCTGTCGTCGTTATGTCGGCGACTTTGGAAGTGGAGGGGTTGCAGGAGTTCATGGGGGTGTCCTGCAGGGTATTGGAAGCGTCCGGACGCCAGTTCCCGGTAGAAGTGGCGTATAGGCCGGCAGCTATGGTGCGGGATGGACGTGGGAATATGGTTTATCCTCCGGTGTGGGAACAAGCGGCAGCGGCTGTCGCGACTGAGGCTCGGAAAGAGGATTGCGGGAATATGCTCGTTTTTATGCCGGGAGGATTTGAAATCCGCAAAACGGTAGAGTGTCTGGAGGGGATGTCAGCCTTGAAAGGATGGGAGATTGTCTCTCTGCACGGATCCTTGAGCCCGGAGATGCAAAACCGGGCTGTGGAACCTGGGGGCATCCCCCGCGTCATTGTCTCGACAAACGTTGCGGAAACATCGCTGACGATTGAGGGCGTCCGTACAGTCATCGACAGCGGATTGGCCCGCCATGCCGGGTGGGATGCCCGCCGTGGGATGGATACCCTCCTTATTGAAAAGATTGCTCGGGCGGCTGCCGACCAGAGGGCGGGGAGGGCTGGCCGGGTTGCTGCCGGAAGGTGTATTCGGCTGTGGAGCGAGGCGGATCACGCTCGGCGGTCGGCTTTTGAAACACCGGAAGTGCTACGGGTGGATCTGAGCTCTTCCGTTCTGAACCTCAAATTGTGGGGAGTGGACGATGCCTCGGATTTTCGCTGGTTGACATCTCCCGACTCTGCCGCCCTGAAACGAGCGGAAGATCTTTTGAGTTCATTGGGTGCCCTTGATGCAGGAGGAAAGTTGACCCCGGTAGGGCGTGCAATGCTGAGATATCCTCTGGCTCCCCAGCTGGCGCGCCTGATGGTGGCTGGGAGGGAAGGAGGATGCCTGCCGGAGATGGCGGCCGTAGCCGCTTTGATACAGAGTGAATCGGTGGCGGTCAAAGGGGAACTTCAGGAAGTGTTCCGGGAGAAAGATGATTATACTGACTTCCAGGCTGAATGGCGTGCCGCCTTGCGGGCGGAAGCCTGTCGGTTCGATGTCTGCGAGTGTTCCCGGCTGAACTTGATGGGGCGTGCGTGCCGCGAGGTTTTATCCTCTTACCGCCAGTTGCTTCAGATTGGTGCCCGGGGAGGACGGATGGCATTTGCTCCGGAACCGGATTTTTCCGCTGTTCGCAAATCTGTTGTTAGGGGACTGGTGGAGAGTTTTGCCGATTCATTAGGGACGCGGAATGGAATCGCCTCCAATACCTGCCGCTTAGTTGGCGGGAGAGGAGGAAGAATTTCCTCTGGTTCGGTCGCGATGCATGGTTTGCATTTTGTCGCGGCTGATGTGTCCGAAGTCGGGGGCAGGGGTGTGGAGACGCGCATCGGGCGTTGTACTCTGGTTGATCCTGCGGAATTGAAGGAATGGATGCCGTCCGAGGTGGTCGATGAGGATGGCGCCGTGTTTGACGATATTCGCCGTCGCGTTGTATCCCGCCGCCGGATGATGTTCCGGGATCTTGTGCTGGTAGATAGAGAACAGGGCGATGCCGATCCTGCTGCCGCTGCTGCCATTCTGGCGGAAAAAGTGGCTGACGGTACGTTGAAACTGACTCATTGGGACGATTCCGTCGAGCAATGGATCCGGCGGTTGAACGGCTTGAGACAATGGATGCCGGAACTGGAACTTCCGGGATTCGTCTATGAGGACAAGATTGTTGCGATGGGCATGCTTTGCGACGGAGCGGTTGGCTACAAGGATATTAAAGACCGTGAGGTGATGCCCGTGTTGCATGAATGGTTGTCGCACTGGCAACGTGAGGCTCTTGACAAGTTTGCTCCTGTTTCTTTGTCTTTATCCAACGGACAACATGCGAAAGTCCGTTATGCCGAGGATTCTACTCCGGTGATTGCTCTGACGGTTCAGAGGCTCTTTGGCGTCATGGAGACGCCTCTTATTGCCGATCGACGGGTACCCGTCCGCGTCGAAGTGCTGGCGCCAAACCAGCGACCTTGGCAAATTACCGCTTCTCTGGAAAGTTTCTGGAAGACGGGCTACACCCAGATGAGAAAGGATTTGGCCGGGCGCTACCCCAGGCACAAATGGCCGCCGGAAGCTCCGGGACTGTAG
- a CDS encoding polysaccharide lyase family 8 super-sandwich domain-containing protein, which yields MTHRTQWSPIRHLGNVFQMCRSYTIPGTKWYRNSSLKADIEKALQYWYDATPRCNNWWMNQIAVPQQMGRILLLMDRKGTPVESGLRKKLIARMESAAPSLAPHTGANKVDVAIHYMYRACLTHDARLMKMATDALFEPLSYTMKEGIQHDNSYMQHGPQLYVGGYGMVMIQGIVTNAKALVGTEFALSGEKLGILSRFVRETYLPSIRGGSLSWNLLGRGVTRPGSPSQRGLPSLLEDLCRMDPAHEREYRQAIDRIRGDRGPEWGVVPESRYYYRADYVRHQRPGYFFDVRMVSNRTARNEQGVGNGEGFKQYFLSDGATALQISGKEFDGIYPVWDWSAIPGVTCPQMEKIPLAQSWVAMGKNPFVGGVSDGMYSAVAYRYADDYQGIDSEARKAWFMFDREIVCLGSAIGSRGKAPLRTTVNQCLWEGGASVVEDGRERKISKGNHECGGKSAWVLHGGVGYWFPSGGNVKVVAREQQGKWHDINTNYSDEIVKKDVFSLWVDHGIQPEAALYAYAIVPGIKNAGDVKNYPVNNIGILRNDATVQAVYHKELDLLQTVFWEPGELAFKGGVIRVDRPCILMMKRLPRKGLVFYLADPTQTLDKVTVTLNPASRSKKVLTFRMDGDKAWEKGRTHVYEMDRNRYLSLTSSASLPYSQ from the coding sequence GTGACTCACAGAACACAATGGTCGCCTATCAGACATCTGGGAAATGTGTTTCAGATGTGCCGGAGCTACACGATCCCTGGAACGAAGTGGTATAGGAATAGCTCGTTGAAGGCTGATATCGAGAAGGCATTGCAGTACTGGTACGATGCCACCCCCCGTTGTAACAATTGGTGGATGAACCAGATTGCCGTTCCCCAGCAGATGGGGAGGATTCTTTTACTCATGGATCGGAAGGGAACTCCGGTCGAGTCCGGACTGAGGAAAAAATTGATTGCCCGCATGGAATCCGCAGCTCCCAGCTTGGCCCCCCACACGGGAGCTAACAAGGTAGATGTGGCTATTCATTATATGTACCGGGCTTGCCTGACCCATGACGCCAGGTTGATGAAAATGGCGACGGATGCGTTGTTCGAGCCTTTGTCCTACACGATGAAAGAAGGTATCCAGCATGACAATTCCTATATGCAGCACGGTCCCCAATTGTATGTCGGGGGGTATGGAATGGTGATGATCCAGGGAATTGTGACGAATGCCAAAGCTCTGGTTGGTACGGAGTTTGCCTTGTCCGGTGAAAAGCTTGGAATCCTGAGTCGGTTTGTTCGCGAGACATATCTCCCTTCCATCCGGGGTGGGAGCCTGTCCTGGAATTTGCTGGGAAGAGGGGTGACAAGGCCCGGCTCGCCGTCCCAGAGAGGGTTGCCCTCTCTGCTGGAGGATTTATGCCGGATGGATCCTGCCCACGAGCGGGAATACCGCCAGGCGATCGACCGTATTCGCGGGGATCGCGGACCGGAGTGGGGCGTTGTTCCCGAGAGCAGGTATTACTACCGTGCGGACTATGTGCGGCACCAGAGACCCGGATATTTCTTTGATGTCCGCATGGTGTCGAACCGGACGGCTAGAAATGAACAGGGCGTCGGAAACGGAGAGGGGTTCAAACAGTATTTCCTATCGGACGGAGCGACTGCGTTGCAAATTTCCGGCAAGGAATTCGACGGGATCTATCCGGTGTGGGATTGGTCTGCCATCCCCGGGGTAACATGCCCGCAGATGGAAAAGATACCTTTGGCTCAGAGCTGGGTGGCGATGGGAAAAAATCCGTTTGTAGGAGGGGTTTCCGATGGGATGTATTCGGCTGTCGCATACCGATATGCCGATGATTACCAGGGGATCGACTCTGAAGCGCGGAAGGCATGGTTCATGTTTGACCGGGAGATCGTCTGCCTGGGAAGTGCCATCGGTTCACGAGGGAAGGCTCCCTTGAGAACAACGGTGAACCAGTGTCTTTGGGAAGGCGGCGCCTCTGTTGTGGAAGACGGGAGGGAACGGAAAATTTCCAAGGGAAACCACGAGTGCGGAGGCAAATCGGCCTGGGTGTTGCATGGAGGTGTCGGTTATTGGTTCCCATCAGGAGGGAACGTCAAGGTGGTTGCCCGGGAACAACAGGGTAAGTGGCACGACATCAATACCAATTATTCCGATGAGATTGTCAAAAAAGACGTGTTCTCACTCTGGGTGGATCATGGAATTCAGCCGGAAGCTGCTTTGTATGCCTATGCTATTGTTCCCGGAATCAAGAATGCGGGGGATGTGAAGAACTACCCGGTCAATAACATCGGGATTCTCCGGAACGACGCGACTGTCCAAGCCGTGTATCACAAGGAACTGGATTTACTGCAAACCGTTTTCTGGGAACCTGGGGAATTGGCCTTTAAAGGGGGCGTCATCCGTGTAGACCGTCCCTGCATCCTGATGATGAAAAGACTGCCCCGCAAGGGACTGGTCTTTTATCTGGCTGATCCGACTCAGACTCTGGACAAGGTGACGGTGACTTTGAATCCGGCATCCCGGTCGAAGAAAGTGTTGACGTTTCGCATGGACGGCGACAAAGCCTGGGAGAAAGGACGGACGCATGTGTACGAAATGGACAGGAACCGTTACCTTTCTTTAACATCTTCGGCATCTTTGCCATATTCCCAGTAA
- a CDS encoding trehalase family glycosidase: MLSHLSIFPVLSFGFLLTLSAWNGHAGDDKTLSYPDILDISHTPRGDHGGTGWFTDHGSWMGFTLPEESGFLNGFCGPYDIDNKFWISPSLVQIGYGEQGVFAPLKRIYYPGHLYMKSYDGKTTLTQKLRFVDRNNAVLSCSSTNPLSWQFSGKATFKGIRSEQKGNQLIFFLPHGECAAVTFGRDDIPALQPDGSYSTTRTHGKDTRENTIVISFFNDKDDMERGLARAASIQDNPVPELDREEKRWNDYISGILRPGRPELYDRIAVKSMVTLVSNWRSAKGALKHDGMCPSHATGNFAGGFWAWDTWQQAVATAQFDPELAKSQVRSMFDYQDEHGMIADCIFSNPARNNYRDTKPPLAAWAVYEIWQQDGDKSFLEEMYPKLLRYHQWWYKFRDNDKNGICEFGSTDGSEIAARWESGMDNAVRYDHISMVKNADKAWSMDQESVDLNSYLAQEYRILEKITGLLCRDFQEPERTANVHQYFFDKEHGYFFDKKLKSGDFVKVEGCEGWTPLWTEIALPEQAERVHDLISKPTKFSTYIPFPTLAFDHPDYEPNGYWRGPIWLNQVYFGISGLRKYGYIREADHYTDQVFTRLQGLTGNAPIHENYNSQTGERLKAQHFSWSSADLLFLYWEYGKDAEDVKER; this comes from the coding sequence ATGTTATCGCACCTTTCCATCTTCCCAGTCCTGTCCTTTGGCTTTCTGTTAACCCTGTCCGCATGGAACGGTCATGCCGGAGACGATAAAACCCTCTCCTACCCGGATATCCTGGACATCTCGCATACGCCACGGGGAGACCACGGAGGCACGGGATGGTTCACCGACCATGGATCGTGGATGGGCTTCACCCTTCCTGAAGAATCCGGTTTTCTCAACGGTTTTTGCGGTCCCTACGACATCGACAACAAATTCTGGATCAGTCCCTCCCTCGTACAAATCGGTTACGGGGAACAAGGAGTTTTCGCTCCATTGAAGAGGATCTACTACCCCGGCCATCTGTACATGAAAAGTTACGACGGCAAGACCACTCTCACTCAAAAACTCCGCTTCGTCGACCGAAACAACGCCGTCCTCTCCTGCTCTTCCACAAACCCCTTATCCTGGCAATTCTCAGGAAAGGCTACATTCAAAGGCATCCGTTCCGAACAGAAGGGCAATCAACTCATCTTCTTCCTGCCGCATGGCGAATGTGCCGCCGTTACCTTCGGTAGAGATGATATCCCTGCCCTTCAACCCGACGGTTCCTACTCCACTACCCGTACCCACGGCAAAGATACCCGGGAAAACACCATCGTCATCTCCTTTTTCAATGATAAGGACGACATGGAACGGGGACTTGCCCGAGCAGCCTCCATCCAGGACAATCCGGTGCCGGAACTCGACCGTGAAGAAAAACGCTGGAACGACTACATCTCCGGAATCCTCCGTCCGGGACGCCCGGAACTATATGACCGCATCGCCGTCAAGAGCATGGTCACCCTCGTTTCCAACTGGCGTTCCGCCAAAGGGGCTCTCAAACACGACGGCATGTGTCCATCCCATGCCACCGGCAATTTCGCAGGAGGTTTCTGGGCTTGGGACACATGGCAGCAAGCCGTCGCCACCGCACAATTCGATCCCGAACTTGCCAAATCGCAAGTCCGTTCCATGTTCGACTATCAGGACGAACACGGTATGATTGCAGACTGCATCTTCAGTAATCCGGCCCGCAACAACTATCGTGATACCAAGCCCCCCCTCGCTGCCTGGGCAGTCTATGAAATCTGGCAACAGGACGGAGACAAGTCATTCCTCGAAGAAATGTACCCCAAACTCCTTCGCTACCATCAATGGTGGTACAAGTTCCGCGATAACGACAAAAACGGAATCTGCGAATTCGGCTCCACCGACGGATCGGAAATCGCCGCACGATGGGAAAGCGGCATGGACAATGCCGTCCGATATGACCACATCTCCATGGTCAAAAACGCCGACAAAGCGTGGAGCATGGATCAGGAATCCGTCGATCTCAACTCCTACCTCGCTCAGGAATACCGTATCCTCGAAAAAATCACCGGTCTCCTGTGCCGCGACTTCCAGGAACCCGAACGCACGGCCAATGTCCATCAGTATTTCTTTGACAAAGAACACGGATACTTCTTCGACAAAAAACTCAAGTCCGGAGACTTCGTCAAAGTGGAAGGCTGCGAAGGCTGGACCCCCCTGTGGACTGAAATCGCCCTGCCCGAACAGGCTGAACGCGTTCACGATCTCATCAGCAAGCCCACCAAATTCTCCACTTACATTCCCTTTCCGACTCTGGCCTTCGACCACCCGGATTACGAACCGAACGGTTATTGGCGCGGCCCAATCTGGCTCAATCAAGTGTACTTCGGCATTTCCGGACTCCGCAAATACGGTTACATCCGGGAAGCGGACCACTACACCGACCAGGTTTTCACACGCCTGCAAGGCTTAACGGGAAATGCCCCGATTCACGAAAACTATAATTCCCAAACAGGAGAACGCCTCAAGGCTCAGCATTTCAGCTGGTCGTCCGCCGACCTCCTGTTCCTTTACTGGGAATATGGCAAAGATGCCGAAGATGTTAAAGAAAGGTAA